TTTTGTCATCATGGACAGAGAACTACGGAGATCCTTCAGAGAACAAGGACTTGATTGCCCAATTCAGGGGTGCTGCTGTGGCCATTGCTTCTGGTAGAGTCTGATAGTTGCTTTGCATGATGCATTCATTGTTCAGTGTGGTGTTTGGCaagctaatttattttttcagccTGTTTCTTCCTTGCTACTTTTTTTACCTTGCTTCCCCATATTTTTTCCTTATACTTTTCCCCTTTCCTCTGAATtatatttaatgcttttcagATGAGAAAATTGCTTTGCTGGGTGCAATTCAGTCTCTGTTTGAAGGTTCTATGTATACCTTTGTGTTCCTCTGGACACCTGCTTTGAGCCCAAACGATGAGGAAATTCCTCATGGATTTATTTTTGCGACATTCATGTTGGCATCAATGTTGGGAAGCTCTATTGCATCTCGGTTGATGGCCCGCTCATCACCCAGGGTAGAGAGCTACATGCAGATTGTTTTCATTGTCTCATCAGCATCTCTTCTGCTTCCTATTGTAACCAGTGTATGTATGGTTTCCAATCTATCATTTTGATCCTTTGTTTCCTCCTTCCATGTTCTCCTATTAATCTGCAGTTTCTCTGACATGGAACAGTTCTTAGTAGCACCTTCTAAAGTTAAGGGCGGCGGCATCTCATTATCAGGCTGTCTCCAGATGCTTGGCTTCTGCACCTTTGAGGCTTGTGTAGGGATATTCTGGCCTTCTATTATGAAGATGAGGTCCCAATACATTCCTGAGGAGGCCAGAAGCACCATTATGAACTTCTTCCGCATTCCACTCAATATCTTTGTGTGCGTTGTTTTGTACAATGTAAGTTGCTAGTTTTACTTGTATATCCTGACCCATTAGTAGTGGTAATTGTAGAATTGCTCATAAAACTGGAAAAACCTAGATTACTCGCCAGGTATTTATGCATTTGTGCTAGCATTGTATAAGTTTTGATCACACTCGATAGACTCAGTGCACTGGTTTAACCTTCAGTTAGTTAAGACTAACCTAATTGGTATCCATCTTCAGCATGACCAACCTGTAACTTGGAAGTAGTTTTCTGTTCCATGCTACCACCCTCCCCCTCCCCTCCAACTCACCCACCACATATGACTGCGAACATGGAGTGTCTCTCGTTTTGTGTTTGCTTACTAgttctttggttttttatttgaaggtcAATGCATTCCCTATCACTGTTATGTTTGGTATGTGCTCGATTTTCCTCGTGGTGGCATCTATCTTGCAGAGGAGGCTCTTGGTGATTGCAGAAAAGCAAAGTAAATCTTTTCCCTCTACTTTGCAACTTCTGTTGAACTTAGATATAAAAGCAGTTCTCAGTTCATCTTTAGATTATATTGTGCATACTGCATAGTGGAAGAAACATGGTGCATATATTTACCAATACTTGCCTGTTGCATTTTTACAGAGACAGAAGTCTGGGAAATGAAGGAAAGGGATAATGAGGCAGAGCCACTGAACATTTGATCAAACAGACCGATTACTTTTGGAAACAACAACCACCCAATTCATTCTATATATCTGTTGTGCTTCCAGCTAGTTCGAAGTTTACATATGATTTAACCTTGAAATCAACAAGGAGAATATAGTGGTCTGTCTTCAAAGAAGAAGGAGATACAAACATGCCTCTTTGACTTCTACAATTATTCATTTTTGGCTGTCACTTATTTGACAGAGTAGTAGTAGTGTATTAATAGTAGTCTTTTTCGTTCCCCCACCTTTGCTTATTACTTCAAGTCTGCAAGGAATTTGTCATGTCTACAAAGTAATTCATGTAATAGTTTTCAAAACTTGGTCTATAAGTCTGTACtctcaatttaaattatatatggcTTCTCAATGTGCTTACCTatttgatgatgtgttttcAAGCTTTTGCgctgaaatgatttttttgatgattttaatatgcaGATGTCGCAATGAACTAATGATCGATGATATCATCCTAATGCTTTTCTTCATGCTTCAAATGTAAGGTTTAAGATATGATTTCTTGATGCTTTACAAGGAAGCTACAGGTTATTGAAATTTACTGATGGGGCCTGAAAGTGACCCTGGTAATTATTAGGAGAGAACGGAAATCTTAGCTGATAAGTTTAGAAACTAGGCACGCTTATCTTACTTGCTCTTCCCTTGTGTGATCACAAGTGATTTGACCAATACTTGTGAGGAAAGAACATCTCTGTATttataaaacagaaaaatcatcaaatgaaataatcatttcttatatatatagtttttctcttttttggttGGTGAGTGATATGTtgtgtttctttctttgaatgaataaaaggatatgtattttttctt
The sequence above is drawn from the Populus alba chromosome 15, ASM523922v2, whole genome shotgun sequence genome and encodes:
- the LOC118057095 gene encoding uncharacterized protein, which gives rise to MEAFYYLVFGALSAVVFGVELSKTTKDRINTSPAFNSFKNNYLVVYSLMMAGDWLQGPYVYFLYTTYGFGKGEIGQLFIAGFGSSMLFGTIVGSLADKQGRRRACVTYCITYILSCITKHSPQYRVLMIGRVLGGIATSLLFSSFESWLVAEHNKRGFDQQWLSLTFSKAIFLGNGLVAILSGLFGNFLVDTFQLGPVAPFDAAACFLAIGMAVILSSWTENYGDPSENKDLIAQFRGAAVAIASDEKIALLGAIQSLFEGSMYTFVFLWTPALSPNDEEIPHGFIFATFMLASMLGSSIASRLMARSSPRVESYMQIVFIVSSASLLLPIVTSFLVAPSKVKGGGISLSGCLQMLGFCTFEACVGIFWPSIMKMRSQYIPEEARSTIMNFFRIPLNIFVCVVLYNVNAFPITVMFGMCSIFLVVASILQRRLLVIAEKQKTEVWEMKERDNEAEPLNI